AAGAATAAAGGCAAAGCAGGTCTTGACAGGGTAAGTATAAAGCAGTTTGAGGCTAATCTTGAGGTGAATATCATAAATATTCATCAGGAGCTAAAGACAAAGATATACAAACCTTCTCCTGTTTTAAGGGTATATATACCTAAAGGCAGGAATGACAAAAGACCATTGGGCATTCCAATTGTAAAAGACAGGGTTATACAGCAGGCATTTAGGCAAATCATAGAACCTATATTTGAGAACGAATTCTCAGATAACAGTTTTGGATTTAGACCTAAAAGAAGCTGTCACGATGCTATCAAGAGGGTGGAAGAGTATAAGGAACAAGGGTATAGATATGTTTTAGATACCGATATTAAGGCATTCTATGACACCATACCCCATAAACTTATACTGGATAGACTGCGTGAAAAAATCGCTGATGGTTGGGTGTTAAACAGTATTACCAATATGCTCAAGGCAGGGGTAATGGAAGATAATATCTTCTATGAGACAAACGAAGGCACACCGCAAGGTGGGGTCATATCTCCGTTACTGGCAAACCTTGTGGGAGATGTTATTGACAAGGAGCTGGAAAAGGTAGGATATAAGTTTGTCAGATACGCCGATGACTTTATGGTTATGACAAAGACAGAGGCTCA
Above is a window of bacterium DNA encoding:
- the ltrA gene encoding group II intron reverse transcriptase/maturase, producing MDNSETIQEESLREMHKWHSLRDKVFSLNNLYSAFQQVKKNKGKAGLDRVSIKQFEANLEVNIINIHQELKTKIYKPSPVLRVYIPKGRNDKRPLGIPIVKDRVIQQAFRQIIEPIFENEFSDNSFGFRPKRSCHDAIKRVEEYKEQGYRYVLDTDIKAFYDTIPHKLILDRLREKIADGWVLNSITNMLKAGVMEDNIFYETNEGTPQGGVISPLLANLVGDVIDKELEKVGYKFVRYADDFMVMTKTEAQLPVALSLVKEIVEGKLGLKLSEDKTKLTNFKRGFGFLGYKFSGKYKGIRDKSLGKLKDNIREITKRTQGVNLKTVIDKLNPVIRGNVNYFRLGDMQKTYRRLDCWLRMRLRSFKFSRKWMTDNKRFPIYRFKKMGLLSFEEE